Proteins encoded by one window of Arachis ipaensis cultivar K30076 chromosome B04, Araip1.1, whole genome shotgun sequence:
- the LOC110271557 gene encoding protein FAR1-RELATED SEQUENCE 9-like, with translation MVCQCQRWDSYGIPCSHMFCVMKREQIKELPETLILKRWTKNVKKIDDDQGNINGKEDEERSILMRIGALSVGSSRMIYLGGRKLSHFRYTMNEICRVTKDLEAKLEQTISPEKGKKVGDPSVAKSKGAPKVRKDENKRRQCSNCNQTGHTKRKYIETTAEKDVQHNDRMFNEDEFEDGVESVSILNDQTPIASSVEVNVKNIHFWSQKKNPQLSQEDISKVYNSGMHIFQFSIFPIQSF, from the exons ATGGTGTGTCAATGTCAAAGATGGGATAGTTATGGCATTCCATGTTCTCATATGTTTTGTGTGATGAAACGGGAACAGATCAAGGAATTGCCAGAAACTCTTATATTGAAAAGATGGACTAAAAACGTTAAAAAAATTGACGATGATCAAGGTAACATAAACGGAAAAGAGGACGAAGAAAGGAGCATTCTGATGCGGATAGGTGCATTATCAGTTGGTAGTTCTCGTATGATATACTTAGGAGGCAGAAAATTATCTCATTTTCGCTACACAATGAATGAAATTTGTAGAGTGACAAAAGACTTGGAAGCAAAATTAGAGCAGACTATTTCACCGGAAAAAGGCAAGAAAGTTGGTGATCCTTCTGTTGCAAAATCCAAAGGTGCACCAAAAGTCCGAAAAGATGAAAATAAAAGACGACAATGTTCTAATTGCAATCAAACTGGTCacacaaaaagaaaatatatagaaacAACTGCTGAAAAAGATGTTCAACATAATGATAGAATGTTCAACGAAGATGAATTTGAAGATGGTGTTGAATCTGTTAGTATTCTAAATGATCAG ACTCCAATAGCTTCTTCTGTGGAGGTAAATGTTAAAAATATACACTTTTGGAGTCAGAAAAAGAATCCACAATTGTCTCAAGAAGATATAAGTAAAGTCTATAATTCTGGTATGCATATTTTTCAATTTAGTATATTTCCAATTCAATCATTCTGA